In Chelonoidis abingdonii isolate Lonesome George chromosome 22, CheloAbing_2.0, whole genome shotgun sequence, one genomic interval encodes:
- the MYL2 gene encoding myosin regulatory light chain 2, ventricular/cardiac muscle isoform: MAPKKAKKRSEGANSNVFSMFEQTQIQEFKEAFTIMDQNRDGFIDKADLRDTFAAVGRLNVKNEELDEMIKEAPGPINFTVFLSMFGEKLKGADPEETILNAFKVFDPEGKGLKSDYIKEMLMTQGERFSQEEINQMFAAFPPDITGNLDYKNLVHIITHGEEKD; this comes from the exons ATG GCACCCAAGAAAGCTAAGAAGAGATCAGAGGGAGCTAATTCCAATGTCTTCTCTATGTTCGAAcaaacacagatccaggaatTCAAAGAG GCATTCACCATCATGGATCAGAACCGGGACGGCTTTATTGACAAGGCAGATCTGAGAGATACGTTTGCTGCAGTGG GTCGTTTGAATGTAAAAAATGAAGAACTCGATGAAATGATAAAGGAGGCTCCTGGACCAATTAACTTTACCGTATTCCTGAGCATGTTTGGAGAAAAGCTCAAGG GTGCTGATCCAGAGGAGACGATCCTGAACGCGTTCAAGGTGTTTGACCCCGAGGGCAAAGGCCTGAAATCTGACTA CATTAAAGAAATGCTGATGACCCAGGGAGAGAGGTTCTCCCAGGAAGAG ATCAACCAGATGTTTGCAGCTTTCCCCCCAGACATCACTGGAAATTTAGACTACAAAAATCTCGTCCACATCATCACACATGGAGAAGAGAAGGATTGA